A single region of the Ancylobacter novellus DSM 506 genome encodes:
- a CDS encoding alpha-D-ribose 1-methylphosphonate 5-triphosphate diphosphatase produces the protein MTQYFHNARIVLADEVVRGSLAVENGVVVGIDAGAAAAPGGLDCEGDYLLPGLVDIHSDALEKYIAPRPNVIWPPVSAAVAHDAAVVGVGITTILDAVALVGGKNGDRAQIHRLMIDGLDEARDADALGADHLLHIRCEVPDQQIIERFETIRGHEAIRMISLMDHTPGQRVFADLGMWRDYRRKSDNMSEAALDEALLRGRDAHEKYASRNRAALAALAAEDDLVIATHDDATPANIHEGAGLGSAIAEFPTTLEAARAAREGGLSIVMGGPNLVRGGSHVGNVSTAACAGEGLLDIMSSDYMPVSLLHAAFLLTREPVGYALPRAVATVSANPARALGLDDRGVIAVGRRADLVRVHEADGLPLVRSVWRTGQRVH, from the coding sequence ATGACCCAGTACTTTCACAATGCGAGGATCGTGCTCGCCGACGAGGTGGTGCGCGGCTCGCTTGCCGTCGAGAACGGCGTGGTGGTCGGCATCGACGCCGGTGCGGCCGCTGCGCCGGGCGGGCTCGACTGTGAGGGCGATTACCTGCTCCCGGGCCTTGTCGACATCCACAGCGACGCGCTTGAGAAGTACATCGCCCCGCGCCCCAACGTGATCTGGCCGCCGGTCTCGGCGGCGGTGGCGCATGACGCGGCGGTGGTCGGGGTGGGCATCACCACCATTCTCGACGCGGTAGCGCTGGTCGGCGGCAAGAATGGCGACCGGGCGCAGATCCACCGCCTGATGATCGACGGCCTCGACGAGGCCCGCGACGCGGACGCGCTCGGCGCCGACCATCTGCTGCACATACGCTGCGAGGTGCCGGATCAGCAGATCATCGAGCGCTTCGAGACCATACGCGGCCATGAGGCCATCCGCATGATTTCGCTGATGGACCATACCCCCGGTCAGCGCGTCTTCGCCGATCTCGGCATGTGGCGCGACTATCGCCGCAAGAGCGACAATATGAGCGAGGCGGCGCTGGACGAGGCGCTGCTGCGCGGGCGCGATGCGCATGAGAAATACGCCTCCCGCAACCGCGCCGCGCTCGCCGCGCTGGCGGCGGAGGATGACCTTGTCATCGCCACGCATGACGATGCGACGCCGGCCAACATTCATGAGGGGGCCGGCCTCGGCAGCGCCATCGCCGAGTTCCCGACGACGCTGGAGGCGGCGCGCGCGGCCCGCGAGGGCGGCCTCTCCATCGTCATGGGCGGGCCGAACCTCGTGCGCGGCGGCTCGCATGTCGGCAACGTTTCGACCGCCGCCTGCGCCGGCGAAGGCCTGCTCGACATCATGTCGTCCGACTACATGCCGGTGAGCCTGCTGCACGCCGCCTTCCTGCTCACCCGCGAGCCGGTCGGCTACGCGCTGCCGCGCGCGGTGGCGACGGTGAGCGCCAACCCGGCGCGGGCGCTCGGCCTCGACGACCGAGGCGTGATCGCCGTCGGCCGGCGGGCCGATCTGGTGCGGGTACACGAAGCAGACGGACTGCCGCTGGTTCGCTCGGTCTGGCGTACGGGCCAGCGCGTCCACTAG
- a CDS encoding anti-sigma factor family protein, with protein sequence MSSRPITEDDLNGFIDGTLNPDRHAEVSAYLDAHPDVAGRIAAYGEQRDMLRAAFAPVIEEPVPTELDLSRMIEERRRPRQAPRWAMAAAAVLLVCAGGVSGWSLRGIAVPPSEGVQALAREAAASYAAYAPDQVRPVEIRASDRDTLAAWTTKRVGRPVAIPDLTVAGYRLMGGRVVPTEHGPAALFMYDDDRGTRLVMLARPMRSERDMPMSPHAQGDLNGLAWADHGLGYSLVGAVAPDRLHPLADEVRRQIRSEA encoded by the coding sequence ATGAGCTCTCGCCCCATCACCGAAGACGATCTCAACGGCTTCATAGACGGCACGCTCAATCCCGATCGCCACGCCGAAGTGAGTGCCTATCTGGACGCGCATCCCGACGTCGCCGGCCGCATCGCGGCCTATGGCGAGCAGCGCGACATGCTGCGCGCGGCCTTCGCGCCGGTGATCGAGGAGCCGGTGCCGACCGAACTCGACCTGTCGCGCATGATCGAGGAACGCCGCCGCCCACGGCAGGCACCGCGCTGGGCCATGGCCGCGGCGGCCGTCCTGCTGGTCTGCGCCGGCGGTGTCAGCGGCTGGTCGCTGCGCGGGATCGCGGTCCCGCCTTCTGAGGGCGTGCAGGCGCTCGCCCGCGAGGCGGCGGCGAGCTATGCCGCCTATGCGCCCGACCAGGTCCGCCCGGTCGAGATCCGCGCGAGTGACCGCGACACGCTCGCCGCCTGGACCACCAAGCGCGTCGGCCGTCCGGTCGCCATCCCGGACCTGACGGTGGCCGGCTATCGGCTCATGGGCGGGCGCGTAGTGCCGACCGAGCACGGACCGGCCGCCTTGTTCATGTATGACGACGACCGCGGGACGCGGCTGGTGATGCTGGCGCGCCCGATGCGGAGCGAGCGCGACATGCCGATGTCGCCCCACGCACAAGGCGACCTCAACGGCCTCGCCTGGGCCGACCATGGCCTCGGCTACAGCCTCGTCGGGGCGGTGGCGCCGGATAGATTGCACCCGCTGGCGGACGAGGTACGGCGCCAGATCCGCAGCGAGGCCTGA
- a CDS encoding PQQ-binding-like beta-propeller repeat protein produces MKTSTADILHEYGPFPDVDQVGGVTFDGRHVWFASGDRLNVLDPATGDIVRWHDVAADAGTAFDGTHLFQLIEDRIQKIDPATGRVLSTIPAPGGGSGLAWAEGTLWLGQYRDRRIHQIDPETGAVLRTIDSDRMVTGVTWVDGELWHGTWEGEESEVRHIDPATGEVLERLQMPDGVGVSGLETDGADRFFCGGGNSGRVRAIRRPRRAT; encoded by the coding sequence ATGAAAACATCGACAGCCGACATCCTCCACGAATACGGACCCTTCCCGGACGTCGACCAGGTCGGCGGCGTGACGTTCGACGGACGCCACGTCTGGTTCGCCTCCGGTGACAGGCTGAATGTCCTCGATCCGGCCACCGGTGACATCGTGCGCTGGCACGACGTCGCCGCCGATGCCGGCACCGCCTTCGACGGCACGCATCTGTTCCAGCTCATCGAGGACCGCATCCAGAAGATCGATCCGGCGACAGGCCGCGTGCTCTCGACCATCCCCGCCCCGGGCGGCGGCTCGGGCCTCGCCTGGGCGGAAGGCACCCTCTGGCTCGGCCAGTACCGGGACCGCCGTATCCACCAGATCGACCCGGAAACCGGCGCCGTGCTGCGCACCATCGATTCCGACCGGATGGTGACCGGCGTCACCTGGGTCGACGGCGAACTCTGGCACGGCACCTGGGAAGGCGAGGAGAGCGAGGTCAGGCACATCGATCCCGCGACGGGAGAGGTGCTGGAGCGGCTGCAGATGCCGGACGGCGTCGGCGTATCCGGCCTCGAAACCGACGGCGCTGACCGCTTCTTCTGCGGCGGCGGCAACAGCGGCAGGGTGCGCGCCATCCGCCGTCCGCGGCGGGCGACCTGA
- a CDS encoding ABC transporter ATP-binding protein, translating into MGTGLAPRTQRDLRPHPERRLKMLACRGLMKRYETDRGSVDAIRGIDLDVGSGRYAALVGRSGSGKSSLLAMIGGLSRPTAGQVLIDGTDIWALSDSALAAFRSAQVGYVFQFASLLPSLNAIENVALPARLAGVRRQGDILDAAAGLLADVGLDNHFDALPSELSSGEQRRVAIARALMNAPKLLLADEPTSDLDERSEREIMALLLDLNRRRGTTLLLVTHSLALAAEAEPVFQMLDGTLAP; encoded by the coding sequence ATGGGTACCGGCCTGGCGCCTCGGACGCAGCGAGACTTACGACCTCATCCGGAAAGAAGGCTGAAGATGCTCGCTTGCCGGGGCCTGATGAAGCGTTACGAGACCGATCGCGGATCGGTCGACGCTATACGCGGCATCGATCTCGACGTCGGCAGCGGCCGCTACGCCGCGCTGGTCGGCAGGTCCGGTTCAGGCAAGTCCTCGCTGCTCGCCATGATCGGCGGACTGAGCCGGCCGACCGCCGGCCAGGTGCTGATCGACGGCACCGACATCTGGGCGCTTTCGGACTCAGCTCTTGCGGCCTTCCGCAGTGCGCAGGTCGGCTACGTCTTCCAGTTCGCGAGCCTGCTGCCGAGTCTCAACGCCATCGAGAATGTCGCACTGCCCGCCCGCCTGGCCGGGGTGCGTAGGCAGGGCGACATCCTGGATGCGGCGGCCGGGTTGCTCGCCGATGTCGGCCTGGACAATCATTTCGATGCGCTGCCTTCCGAGCTCTCTTCCGGCGAGCAGCGGCGCGTGGCGATTGCGCGCGCGCTGATGAACGCGCCAAAGCTGCTGCTCGCCGACGAGCCGACATCGGACCTCGACGAGCGCAGCGAGCGCGAGATCATGGCGCTGCTCCTCGACCTGAACCGCCGCCGTGGCACCACGCTGCTGCTGGTCACCCACAGCTTGGCGCTCGCGGCCGAGGCGGAGCCGGTCTTCCAAATGCTCGACGGAACGCTCGCGCCATGA
- a CDS encoding RNA polymerase sigma factor, producing MAEARLSSKGATVNHEMVRLIEPLIPALRRYARALMRERAAADDLVQDCLERAISRWHQRRPTDDARAWVFTILHNLAMTRLRRAAQRPVHVALDDADAANLASAAPQEQSLRHRDLLNALAQLPDEQRTVLLLVTVEELSYADAARVLDVPIGTIMSRLSRARERLAKLMSAEPRAYVSPPYFRSVK from the coding sequence ATGGCGGAGGCTCGCCTCTCCTCGAAAGGAGCCACCGTGAACCACGAGATGGTGCGCCTCATCGAGCCGCTGATCCCCGCATTGCGGCGCTATGCGCGCGCGCTGATGCGCGAGCGGGCGGCGGCGGACGATCTGGTGCAGGACTGCCTGGAGCGTGCCATCAGCCGCTGGCACCAGCGACGTCCGACCGACGATGCGCGGGCCTGGGTGTTCACCATCCTGCATAATCTCGCCATGACGCGACTGCGCCGGGCGGCGCAGCGCCCGGTCCATGTCGCGCTCGACGACGCCGATGCGGCGAACCTCGCCTCCGCGGCGCCGCAGGAGCAGAGCCTGCGCCATCGCGACCTCCTGAACGCGCTGGCGCAGCTGCCGGATGAGCAGCGCACCGTGCTGCTGCTGGTCACCGTCGAGGAACTCTCCTATGCCGATGCGGCGCGGGTGCTGGACGTGCCGATCGGCACGATCATGTCGCGCCTGTCGCGCGCCCGCGAACGCCTTGCCAAGCTGATGTCCGCCGAACCGCGGGCCTATGTTTCTCCGCCTTATTTCCGGAGCGTGAAATGA
- a CDS encoding DUF899 domain-containing protein, with protein MTHMTDTPATSEPGLANHRIVSRDEWLAERKTLLAHEKELTHLRDRVAQERRALPWVRIEKDYVFDTPAGRRTLAELFDGRRQLLIQHFMFGPGWDQGCPSCSFMADHADAMNIHLRQRDVTFVTVSRAPLAQIERFKTRMGWRFDWVSSHGSDFNYDFGVSFTPEQLAEGRIHYNYGPWPYAFEEWPGISVFYRDDAGDIFHTYSTYGRGVEVMMGTYNMLDLVPKGRDERDVENKMEWVRHHDRYEAAPTERATGSVKDLFGSVKHSCCE; from the coding sequence ATGACCCATATGACTGACACCCCCGCCACCTCCGAGCCGGGGCTGGCGAACCACCGCATCGTATCGAGGGACGAATGGCTTGCCGAGCGCAAGACGCTGCTGGCGCATGAGAAGGAGCTGACGCATCTGCGCGACCGCGTCGCGCAAGAGCGCCGCGCTCTACCCTGGGTGCGCATCGAAAAGGACTATGTGTTCGACACGCCCGCGGGCCGGCGCACGCTGGCCGAGCTGTTCGACGGCCGCCGGCAACTGCTGATCCAGCACTTCATGTTCGGCCCGGGCTGGGACCAGGGCTGCCCGAGCTGCTCCTTCATGGCCGACCATGCCGACGCCATGAACATCCACCTCCGGCAGCGCGACGTCACCTTCGTGACCGTCTCGCGCGCGCCGCTGGCGCAGATCGAGCGCTTCAAGACGCGCATGGGCTGGCGGTTCGACTGGGTGTCATCGCACGGCAGCGACTTCAATTACGATTTCGGCGTCAGCTTCACGCCGGAGCAGCTGGCCGAGGGGCGCATCCACTACAATTACGGCCCGTGGCCTTACGCCTTCGAGGAATGGCCCGGCATCAGCGTCTTCTACAGGGACGACGCCGGCGACATCTTCCACACCTACTCGACCTATGGGCGCGGGGTGGAGGTGATGATGGGCACCTACAACATGCTTGACCTCGTGCCCAAGGGCCGCGACGAGCGCGATGTCGAGAACAAGATGGAATGGGTGCGCCACCACGACCGCTACGAGGCGGCGCCGACCGAGCGGGCGACGGGTTCCGTCAAGGATCTGTTCGGCAGCGTCAAGCACAGCTGCTGCGAGTGA
- a CDS encoding class I SAM-dependent methyltransferase, producing the protein MRTDTAHIAWNSRWSTEDGRADWLAAEPEVVALSETIRAGGEEVRALDLGCGVGRHALHFARVGFEAHAIDMAEAGVEQVRQSAAAMGVTVEASVAPMTALPFPDGHFDYVLSFNVIYHGDGEIVRAAIAEIRRVLKPGGYFQGTMLSKRNVNYGVGEEVAPNTFVRENPPAEAGDEGVASDKDHPHFYCNANELTELFEGFELYRLEDRQQKPGGWHWHFTAERLG; encoded by the coding sequence ATGAGAACGGATACCGCGCATATCGCCTGGAATTCCCGCTGGTCGACCGAGGACGGCCGTGCCGACTGGCTCGCCGCCGAGCCCGAGGTCGTCGCGCTGAGCGAGACCATCCGCGCGGGCGGCGAGGAAGTGCGGGCGCTCGACCTCGGCTGCGGCGTCGGCCGCCACGCGCTGCACTTCGCCCGCGTCGGCTTCGAGGCCCACGCCATCGACATGGCCGAGGCCGGCGTCGAGCAGGTGCGCCAGTCGGCGGCCGCGATGGGCGTGACGGTGGAGGCGTCGGTGGCGCCGATGACCGCGCTGCCCTTCCCGGACGGGCATTTCGACTATGTGCTGTCGTTCAACGTGATCTATCACGGCGACGGCGAGATCGTGCGTGCCGCCATCGCCGAGATCCGCCGCGTGCTCAAGCCCGGCGGCTATTTCCAGGGCACCATGCTCTCCAAGCGCAACGTCAATTACGGCGTCGGCGAGGAAGTGGCGCCGAACACCTTCGTGCGTGAGAACCCGCCGGCCGAGGCGGGCGACGAGGGCGTGGCGAGCGACAAGGACCACCCGCACTTCTACTGCAACGCCAACGAGCTGACCGAGCTGTTCGAGGGCTTCGAGCTCTACCGGCTCGAAGACCGCCAGCAGAAGCCGGGCGGCTGGCACTGGCACTTCACCGCCGAACGGCTGGGCTGA
- the phnF gene encoding phosphonate metabolism transcriptional regulator PhnF produces MSGHEPSSGERSSRGAGPRWRQVQMELERAIESGQFPRGARLPTEDELARRFEVHRHTIRRAIGRLREKQMVRVEQGRGTFVRDRDISYRMERNSLLRVAAMRGERKATWKILETTETRADREVAAGLALPVGHPVRQMYMLRVIDEEPMSVSLSWYPLPRFAGIEEAIRETGSVTVAMQRYGIPEIPKKSTAVRAVMPTLREARLLNLSRHKPLLELRIINVDRSGVPVQYLRSRHNSDMLNLVFEF; encoded by the coding sequence ATGTCCGGGCACGAACCTTCATCCGGGGAGCGGTCCTCACGCGGCGCCGGTCCGCGCTGGCGGCAGGTGCAGATGGAGCTCGAGCGCGCCATCGAGAGCGGCCAGTTCCCGCGCGGCGCCCGCTTGCCGACCGAGGACGAGCTGGCGCGGCGCTTCGAAGTGCATCGCCACACCATCCGGCGGGCCATCGGCCGGCTGCGCGAGAAGCAGATGGTGCGGGTGGAGCAGGGCCGCGGTACCTTCGTGCGCGACCGTGACATCAGCTACCGCATGGAGCGTAATTCGCTGCTGCGCGTCGCGGCCATGCGCGGCGAGCGCAAGGCGACGTGGAAGATCCTCGAAACGACGGAAACCAGGGCCGATCGGGAGGTTGCCGCCGGTCTCGCGCTGCCAGTCGGCCATCCCGTGCGGCAGATGTACATGCTGCGTGTCATCGACGAGGAGCCGATGAGCGTTTCGCTCAGCTGGTATCCTCTGCCGCGCTTCGCCGGCATCGAGGAGGCCATCCGCGAGACCGGCTCGGTCACGGTGGCGATGCAGCGCTACGGCATTCCGGAGATTCCGAAGAAGAGCACCGCCGTGCGCGCGGTGATGCCGACGCTCCGCGAGGCGCGGCTGCTGAACCTGTCCCGGCACAAGCCCTTGCTGGAGCTCAGGATCATCAATGTCGACCGCAGCGGCGTGCCGGTCCAGTACCTGCGCTCGCGGCACAATTCGGACATGCTGAACCTGGTGTTCGAGTTCTAG
- the phnE gene encoding phosphonate ABC transporter, permease protein PhnE — translation MTSTTDAASRGGRPLPPRFVRPSITTFLGYLIGLAVLVWSIQGSGWSMTAMLDGVPALMDFLSRAWPPSLTRIDTLSQALVQTFQMAIVGTVAGVVLSVPLAILAARGLLAGRIVNGLARAVIAFFRTVPDLVWALIFVIAVGLGPFAGTLAIAVDTAGFCGRFFAEAMEDTDKGPVESLRAQGVRRLDTIFCAVIPAAMPAFITTTLFALEKSTRSSVILGLVGAGGIGLELKVAMDMFDYPTAATVILMVFGLVMLVEQAGSWARGRIIG, via the coding sequence GTGACCTCTACAACTGACGCCGCCTCGCGGGGCGGCCGCCCGCTGCCGCCACGCTTCGTCCGGCCCTCCATCACCACCTTCCTCGGCTATCTCATCGGCCTCGCCGTGCTGGTGTGGTCGATCCAAGGTTCGGGTTGGTCGATGACGGCGATGCTCGACGGCGTGCCGGCGCTGATGGACTTCCTCTCCCGTGCCTGGCCGCCGAGCCTGACCCGCATCGACACGCTGTCGCAGGCGCTGGTGCAGACCTTTCAGATGGCCATCGTCGGCACCGTGGCGGGCGTCGTCCTCTCCGTGCCGCTGGCGATCCTCGCCGCGCGCGGACTGCTGGCGGGGCGCATCGTCAACGGACTGGCGCGAGCGGTGATCGCCTTCTTCCGCACCGTGCCGGACCTCGTCTGGGCGCTGATCTTCGTCATCGCGGTCGGCCTCGGCCCCTTCGCCGGCACGCTCGCCATCGCGGTCGACACTGCCGGCTTCTGCGGCCGCTTCTTTGCCGAGGCGATGGAGGACACCGACAAGGGCCCGGTGGAATCGCTGCGCGCGCAGGGCGTGCGCCGGCTCGACACCATCTTCTGCGCGGTGATCCCCGCCGCCATGCCGGCCTTCATCACCACCACTTTGTTCGCGCTGGAGAAGTCGACCCGTTCCTCGGTGATCCTCGGCCTGGTCGGTGCCGGCGGCATCGGCCTGGAGCTGAAGGTGGCGATGGACATGTTCGACTACCCGACCGCGGCGACCGTCATCCTGATGGTGTTCGGGCTGGTGATGCTGGTCGAGCAGGCCGGCTCCTGGGCGCGCGGGCGGATCATCGGCTGA
- a CDS encoding YncE family protein, which yields MKNRILPGLLAGGLLACATPAFAGQAPFATSVPDIPVSSHDRVYAAEQFSNTVSVTDPATNKLVGVIRLGDPQPMNFSPLYKGQVLVHGMGFSPDRKTIAVVSIGSNSVTFIDTATNAVKHTTYVGRSPHEAFFTPDGKEVWVTVRGEDYIAVLDGATYEEKARIKAPNGPGMQIFSPDGKYGYVCSSFMPETVVISVADHEIVGRVKQASPFCPDIAATPDGKQVWFTLKDIGKTQVFNAQPPFDVIKTIDTGPITNHVNIAHNANGTFANVTVGGLNEIKVFRTDDFSQVATIPVGKLPHGLWPSGDGSRIYVGLENADALAAIDTLTNKVIATIPIGQAPQAVTYVPGAVPEGDGTQNLQPLGVAGQAVHLSLAGDGKAADKTPTSVSLFDQGLIQVLQASVTGLAPKKPYVLALASQPDGKGALEPLSAFMTNPAGSAIVNAAGPIRQIVQNEAKAQRRYLVIAEGTVAQPGAIVQRQTLD from the coding sequence ATGAAGAACCGTATCCTGCCCGGCCTGCTCGCCGGCGGTCTGCTCGCCTGCGCCACCCCCGCTTTCGCGGGACAGGCGCCGTTCGCCACCTCGGTGCCGGACATTCCGGTGAGCAGCCATGACCGCGTCTATGCCGCCGAGCAATTCTCCAACACCGTCTCTGTCACCGATCCCGCCACCAACAAGCTGGTCGGTGTCATCCGGCTCGGCGATCCGCAGCCGATGAACTTCAGCCCGCTCTACAAGGGGCAGGTGCTGGTGCACGGCATGGGCTTCTCGCCGGACCGCAAGACCATCGCGGTGGTGTCGATCGGCTCGAACTCCGTCACCTTCATCGACACCGCGACCAACGCGGTGAAGCACACCACCTATGTCGGTCGCTCGCCGCACGAGGCCTTCTTCACGCCGGACGGCAAGGAGGTGTGGGTGACGGTGCGCGGGGAGGACTACATCGCCGTGCTCGACGGGGCGACCTATGAGGAGAAGGCCCGCATCAAGGCGCCGAACGGGCCGGGCATGCAGATCTTCTCGCCCGACGGCAAATACGGCTATGTCTGCTCCTCCTTCATGCCCGAGACGGTGGTGATCTCCGTCGCCGACCACGAGATCGTCGGCCGTGTGAAGCAGGCGAGCCCCTTCTGCCCGGACATCGCCGCCACGCCCGACGGCAAGCAGGTTTGGTTCACGCTGAAGGACATCGGCAAGACGCAGGTGTTCAATGCGCAACCGCCCTTCGACGTGATCAAGACGATCGACACCGGCCCGATCACCAACCACGTCAATATCGCCCATAACGCCAACGGCACCTTTGCCAATGTGACGGTCGGCGGCCTCAACGAGATCAAGGTGTTCCGCACCGATGACTTCTCGCAGGTGGCGACCATCCCTGTCGGCAAGCTGCCGCATGGCTTGTGGCCGTCGGGCGACGGCTCACGGATCTATGTCGGGCTGGAGAACGCGGATGCGCTCGCCGCCATCGACACGCTGACCAACAAGGTGATCGCCACCATCCCGATCGGCCAGGCGCCGCAGGCAGTGACCTACGTCCCTGGCGCCGTGCCGGAGGGCGACGGCACGCAGAACCTCCAGCCGCTTGGCGTCGCCGGGCAGGCCGTCCATCTCAGCCTCGCCGGGGACGGCAAGGCCGCGGACAAGACGCCGACCAGCGTCTCGCTGTTCGACCAGGGGCTGATCCAGGTCCTGCAGGCCTCGGTGACCGGCCTCGCGCCGAAGAAGCCTTATGTGCTGGCGCTGGCCAGCCAGCCCGACGGCAAGGGCGCGCTGGAACCGCTCTCGGCCTTCATGACCAATCCTGCCGGTTCGGCGATCGTCAACGCGGCCGGGCCGATCCGCCAGATCGTGCAGAACGAGGCGAAGGCGCAGCGCCGCTATCTCGTCATCGCCGAGGGCACGGTCGCGCAGCCCGGCGCGATCGTCCAGCGCCAGACGCTGGATTGA
- a CDS encoding phosphonate ABC transporter ATP-binding protein, giving the protein MTLTLAHGVETPKLAARSTAEGQISVRDLAVRHGSNPVVFSGVSFHIERGETVALIGANGAGKSTLLKCCLGLMAPANGEVRMSGQPIGGLGTGALRRLRGTVGFVAQRHNLVVRLSVLSNVLHGTLAANPGPGAWLHALASSTQRERAMEALERVGLAHLALKRADQLSGGQSQRVAIARALVGGPRFIFADEPAASLDPAAGEEVMQVFMRVARDTRTTLVFTTHNLDHALTYAERVLGLYERRLALDAPAVSLQTGGLRDLYN; this is encoded by the coding sequence ATGACGCTCACCCTGGCGCACGGCGTCGAGACGCCGAAACTGGCAGCACGCAGCACTGCGGAAGGCCAGATCAGCGTGCGGGATCTCGCCGTGCGCCACGGTTCGAACCCGGTGGTGTTCTCCGGGGTCAGCTTCCACATCGAGCGCGGCGAGACCGTCGCGCTCATCGGTGCCAACGGCGCCGGCAAGTCCACCCTGCTCAAATGCTGCCTCGGCCTGATGGCGCCCGCCAATGGGGAGGTGCGCATGTCCGGCCAGCCGATCGGCGGCCTCGGCACCGGCGCGCTGCGCCGCCTGCGCGGCACGGTCGGCTTCGTGGCGCAGAGGCATAATCTCGTGGTGCGTCTCTCGGTGCTGTCCAACGTCCTGCACGGCACGCTCGCCGCCAACCCCGGCCCCGGCGCCTGGCTGCACGCGCTGGCATCGAGCACGCAGCGCGAGCGCGCCATGGAGGCGCTGGAACGTGTCGGCCTCGCGCATCTGGCGCTGAAGCGTGCTGACCAGCTTTCCGGCGGCCAGTCGCAGCGCGTCGCCATCGCCCGCGCTCTGGTCGGCGGGCCGCGCTTTATCTTCGCCGACGAGCCGGCCGCCAGCCTCGATCCCGCGGCCGGCGAGGAGGTGATGCAGGTGTTCATGCGGGTTGCCCGCGATACCCGCACCACGCTCGTCTTCACCACCCACAATCTCGACCATGCGCTCACCTATGCCGAGCGTGTGCTGGGGCTCTATGAGCGGCGCCTCGCCCTCGACGCCCCGGCGGTCAGCCTGCAGACCGGAGGCTTGCGTGACCTCTACAACTGA
- the phnD gene encoding phosphate/phosphite/phosphonate ABC transporter substrate-binding protein, translated as MIRKTLAVLAMAACFAAPAFAETYKLAVTDVEGMERLQTDWGPFKAQLEKATGDTFEFFPVASRTAAAEALKAKRVDFVITGPAEYVVINKLTNAKAIIGLSRPDYFCAIVVKADSGITAPVQLKGKKVGMDDIGSTSGHLCPSQLLADYGVSVTKDLGGITHTSRQVAHEALKRGDVAAIGVNYNSWLSVRNKDKSVPAGSFRVIARSGDLPNDMIVVGAHVDQEVAEALVAAMIKNKAQIIDGILSAGDEQEKYRGMDLVALKDSDYDRVRAMYVTIGYPQFGEFIGK; from the coding sequence ATGATACGCAAAACCTTGGCTGTCCTGGCCATGGCCGCCTGTTTCGCGGCCCCGGCCTTCGCCGAAACCTACAAGCTCGCCGTTACCGACGTGGAGGGCATGGAGCGGCTGCAGACCGACTGGGGTCCGTTCAAGGCGCAACTGGAGAAGGCCACCGGCGACACCTTCGAGTTCTTCCCGGTAGCGAGCCGCACCGCCGCTGCCGAGGCGCTCAAGGCCAAGCGCGTCGACTTCGTCATCACCGGCCCGGCCGAATATGTCGTCATCAACAAGCTGACCAACGCCAAGGCCATCATCGGCCTGAGCCGCCCGGACTATTTCTGCGCCATCGTGGTGAAGGCCGATTCCGGCATCACCGCGCCGGTGCAGCTCAAGGGCAAGAAGGTCGGCATGGACGACATCGGCTCGACCTCGGGCCATCTGTGCCCCTCGCAGCTTCTCGCCGACTACGGCGTCTCGGTCACCAAGGACCTCGGCGGCATCACCCACACCTCGCGCCAGGTCGCCCATGAGGCGCTGAAGCGCGGCGACGTCGCCGCCATCGGCGTCAACTACAACAGCTGGCTGTCGGTGCGGAACAAGGACAAGAGCGTGCCGGCCGGCTCGTTCCGCGTCATCGCCCGCTCCGGCGACCTGCCGAACGACATGATCGTCGTCGGCGCCCATGTCGATCAGGAAGTCGCCGAGGCGCTGGTCGCCGCCATGATCAAGAACAAGGCGCAGATCATCGACGGCATCCTCTCGGCCGGCGATGAGCAGGAGAAGTACCGCGGCATGGACCTCGTGGCGCTGAAGGACAGCGACTACGACCGCGTGCGCGCCATGTACGTCACCATCGGCTACCCGCAGTTCGGCGAGTTCATCGGCAAATGA